The following coding sequences lie in one Mycobacterium sp. Z3061 genomic window:
- a CDS encoding YeiH family protein codes for MVTRVESEERSAGVAGTRPLDYVPGLLLLIAVGVLGKYAQIWWNALARHQHWTVPDIEYVLWAILIGLLIANTIGLHPVFRPGVATYEFWLKIGIVLLGSRFVLGDIAKLGGASLVQILVDMLVAGTIILAAARAFGLSGKLGSLLAIGTSICGVSAIVAARGAIRARNSDVSYAIAAILALGAVALFTLPPLGHAIGLTDNEFGLWAGLSVDNTAETTATGYLYSDHAGKIAVLVKSTRNALIGFVVLGFALFWAARGEADQIAPGVSAKAAFIWDKFPKFVLGFLAVSAVATLGWLSKGQTANLANASKWAFLLTFAGVGLNTDIRQITRTGWRPLVVAVIGLTVVASVSLGLVLFTSRVLHWGVGG; via the coding sequence CTGGTGACTCGCGTCGAATCCGAGGAGAGGTCAGCCGGCGTCGCCGGCACCCGTCCGCTCGACTACGTCCCTGGACTACTGCTGCTGATCGCCGTCGGCGTGCTGGGCAAGTACGCCCAGATCTGGTGGAACGCATTGGCCCGGCACCAGCACTGGACCGTGCCGGACATCGAATATGTGTTGTGGGCCATCCTTATCGGACTGCTGATCGCCAACACCATCGGATTGCATCCGGTCTTCCGCCCCGGTGTCGCGACCTACGAATTCTGGCTCAAGATCGGCATTGTCTTGCTCGGCTCCCGCTTCGTGCTCGGGGACATCGCCAAGCTGGGCGGCGCCAGCCTGGTTCAGATCCTGGTCGACATGCTGGTGGCGGGAACGATCATTCTGGCCGCGGCCCGCGCCTTCGGACTGTCCGGCAAGCTGGGATCATTGCTCGCGATCGGCACCTCGATCTGCGGGGTGTCGGCCATCGTGGCCGCCAGAGGCGCGATCCGGGCCCGCAATTCCGACGTCAGCTATGCCATCGCCGCCATCCTGGCGCTCGGTGCCGTGGCCCTGTTCACCCTCCCGCCACTCGGGCACGCCATCGGGCTCACCGACAACGAATTCGGCTTGTGGGCCGGTCTTTCGGTGGACAACACCGCCGAGACCACAGCCACCGGGTACCTGTATTCCGACCACGCCGGAAAGATCGCCGTCCTGGTCAAGTCCACCCGCAACGCGCTGATCGGATTCGTGGTGCTGGGTTTCGCGCTGTTCTGGGCAGCGCGCGGTGAGGCCGACCAGATCGCCCCGGGCGTGTCGGCCAAGGCGGCGTTCATCTGGGACAAGTTCCCGAAGTTCGTCCTGGGCTTCCTGGCTGTGTCGGCGGTCGCGACGCTGGGCTGGCTGAGCAAGGGCCAGACGGCGAACCTGGCGAACGCCTCGAAGTGGGCGTTCCTGCTCACCTTCGCCGGCGTCGGGCTCAACACCGACATCCGGCAGATCACCCGGACCGGTTGGCGCCCACTGGTTGTCGCCGTGATCGGCCTGACGGTCGTAGCCTCGGTCTCGCTGGGGCTGGTGCTGTTCACCTCGCGCGTGCTGCATTGGGGCGTAGGCGGCTAG
- a CDS encoding amino acid permease has translation MRGCRLASPAGKSVSRLRIPLTLGDVLKRVFLGKPLITEQLAGERLSNGVALGALSPDAISSTAYGPEQILIELLPNAGLAAFALLLPVTGVILLILLLVAASYRQVVMAYTRAGGSYIVARDNFGPRVAQIAAAALLIDYVVTVAVQSAAGTVAVVSALPALGPYSLEITVGVVILICYLNLRGMREAGTPFAAATYFFIVMVASTIVVGVVRHLFWGLPVYDPGQLPGTVPVHQGNGLVMGATILVLLRAFANGGSSLTGVEAISNTVDLFQKPQGRNARRVLTAMACILGFLLAGVAYLAYATHATPYLTEYPSVLSQIGRAVFGNGVIGNVFFFLVQASTAAILYTGANTSFNGFPALASFVAEDRFLPRQLMKRGHRLVFSNGIIALTALSVVLLVTTGGSVSALVPFYAIGVFTGFSMAGYGMTKHHLTHREPGWRHRLAINLSAGILSTIVVGIFAVAKFTEGAWLVVVVFPLLVFMLIRLNREYRAEAAILEMFRADRPEMVKYARHRVYVFVNSVDLAVIEGLRYGKGLRADELIAVHFMVDAAHAAHLRKRWDEFGLDTRLRIVDCPDRRINRAAQLLVAKTSKEHPDTNVTVLLPRRTYAPLLGRLLHDRTADKIARAVSLIPDAAATIVPYDVESRIKEAYPDRFEQRIARRLDKIEAWVSQGEDRNVEAYEHPERPESVITVAGLIPGQRATIEGRVREVEDINERRRTVRRIVLGDDTGDLTVTFRSGHGGADIQPGQVLRITGKARQTGNRPITMVDPAYEVLQQPQETHDAGGAGEAGETG, from the coding sequence ATGAGGGGGTGCAGGTTGGCGAGTCCGGCGGGCAAGTCGGTGAGCAGGTTGCGGATCCCGCTGACCCTCGGCGATGTCCTCAAACGGGTGTTTCTGGGCAAGCCGTTGATCACCGAGCAGCTGGCCGGCGAGCGGTTATCCAACGGCGTGGCCCTCGGTGCCCTGTCACCGGACGCCATCTCGTCGACCGCCTACGGCCCGGAACAGATCCTGATCGAATTGCTGCCCAACGCCGGGCTGGCGGCGTTCGCGCTGTTGCTGCCCGTGACCGGGGTCATCCTGCTGATCCTCCTGTTGGTTGCGGCGTCCTACCGACAGGTGGTGATGGCCTACACCCGGGCGGGCGGCTCCTACATCGTGGCGCGCGACAACTTCGGGCCCCGGGTCGCCCAGATCGCCGCGGCGGCGCTGTTGATCGACTATGTGGTGACCGTGGCGGTGCAGTCGGCGGCCGGAACGGTGGCCGTGGTCTCGGCGCTTCCCGCGCTGGGACCGTACAGCCTGGAGATCACGGTCGGCGTGGTGATCCTGATCTGCTATCTGAACCTGCGCGGAATGCGGGAAGCCGGAACGCCTTTCGCGGCGGCGACCTATTTCTTCATCGTCATGGTCGCCAGCACCATCGTGGTCGGCGTTGTCCGCCACCTGTTCTGGGGTTTGCCGGTGTACGACCCCGGGCAACTGCCCGGGACGGTGCCGGTGCATCAGGGCAACGGCCTGGTGATGGGCGCGACGATTCTGGTGTTGTTGCGTGCCTTCGCCAACGGCGGTTCGTCGCTGACGGGCGTGGAGGCCATTTCCAACACCGTTGATCTGTTCCAGAAACCGCAGGGCCGCAACGCGCGCCGAGTGCTGACCGCGATGGCGTGCATCCTCGGTTTCCTGTTGGCCGGTGTCGCGTATCTCGCGTACGCCACCCACGCCACGCCGTACCTGACCGAATATCCCTCGGTGCTGTCCCAGATCGGTCGTGCGGTCTTCGGCAACGGCGTCATCGGGAACGTCTTCTTCTTCCTGGTGCAGGCGTCCACCGCGGCAATTCTGTACACGGGCGCCAACACCAGCTTCAACGGCTTCCCCGCGCTGGCCAGTTTCGTGGCCGAAGATCGTTTTCTGCCAAGGCAATTGATGAAGCGTGGGCATCGCCTGGTGTTCTCCAACGGCATCATCGCGCTCACCGCGCTGTCGGTGGTGCTCTTGGTGACCACCGGCGGTTCGGTCAGCGCGCTGGTGCCGTTCTATGCGATAGGCGTGTTCACCGGTTTCTCTATGGCCGGTTATGGGATGACCAAACATCACCTGACACACCGGGAACCGGGCTGGCGGCACCGGCTGGCGATCAACCTCTCGGCGGGCATCCTGTCGACGATCGTGGTGGGCATCTTCGCGGTGGCCAAATTCACCGAAGGCGCCTGGCTTGTGGTCGTGGTCTTTCCGCTGCTGGTGTTCATGCTGATCCGGCTCAACCGCGAATACCGGGCTGAGGCAGCAATTCTCGAGATGTTCCGCGCCGATCGCCCGGAAATGGTGAAGTATGCCCGGCACCGGGTGTACGTCTTCGTGAACTCGGTCGACCTCGCGGTGATCGAAGGACTGCGCTACGGCAAGGGATTACGGGCCGACGAGCTGATCGCGGTGCACTTCATGGTCGACGCGGCCCACGCCGCACACCTTCGAAAGCGCTGGGATGAGTTCGGTCTCGACACGCGGCTGCGCATCGTGGACTGCCCGGATCGGCGGATCAACCGGGCCGCCCAGCTTCTGGTCGCCAAAACGAGCAAGGAGCATCCGGACACCAACGTGACGGTGCTATTGCCGCGCCGGACCTATGCGCCGCTGCTGGGGCGGCTGCTGCACGACCGCACCGCGGACAAGATCGCCCGCGCGGTGAGCCTCATCCCCGATGCCGCGGCCACCATCGTCCCCTACGACGTCGAATCCCGGATCAAGGAGGCCTACCCCGACCGCTTCGAGCAGCGGATCGCGCGACGGCTCGACAAGATCGAAGCCTGGGTCTCCCAGGGCGAGGACCGCAACGTCGAGGCTTACGAGCACCCCGAGCGGCCCGAATCGGTGATCACGGTGGCCGGACTGATACCTGGGCAGCGGGCCACCATCGAAGGGCGGGTGCGCGAGGTCGAGGACATCAACGAACGCCGGCGCACGGTGCGGCGGATCGTGCTCGGAGATGACACCGGAGATCTCACCGTCACGTTCCGTTCCGGTCACGGGGGCGCCGACATTCAGCCCGGGCAGGTGCTGCGCATCACCGGCAAGGCCCGGCAGACCGGGAACCGGCCGATCACCATGGTCGACCCCGCCTATGAGGTGCTGCAGCAGCCGCAGGAGACACACGACGCCGGCGGCGCCGGCGAGGCGGGGGAAACTGGTTGA
- a CDS encoding alpha/beta hydrolase, translating into MKRIAAVIVSLAGVLFAVNGYRPVSKRGYLAGHAFGYGLFATELPVPALAAQFAALAAVTPRVPPRTRLVSWLLATISGLGLLGLHRNGRSADEVLTSALDEGLGPDRRTEAGDLWKRPASDGATAKKPGPARMLRIWRDYAHDIDISYGEFGSRNHLDIWRRPDLDRGEPAPVLLQVHGGAWMVGNKRGQAHPLMSHLAELGWICVSVNYRLSPRSTWPDQIVDVKRAIAWTKQNIAEYGGDPNWIAITGGSAGGHLSSLAALTPNEPRFQIGFEEADTRVQAAIPFYGFYDFTRDDAVHPMMPAMMGKRVFKLSRNEIAEPFRLASPITHVSEDAPPFFVLHGTNDSLIPVEQARSFTKRLREVSRNPVVYAELPRAQHAFDIFGSARAAHTAVAVEQFLAEVYARDRVGVSRGGRRVG; encoded by the coding sequence ATGAAGCGGATAGCGGCGGTAATCGTGTCTCTGGCTGGCGTGCTGTTCGCCGTAAACGGCTACCGCCCGGTCAGCAAGCGCGGCTACCTGGCAGGACATGCGTTCGGTTACGGCCTGTTCGCGACCGAGCTTCCCGTGCCGGCGCTCGCCGCGCAGTTTGCCGCGCTTGCCGCGGTAACTCCCCGGGTGCCGCCCCGCACACGCCTGGTCAGCTGGTTGCTGGCGACGATATCCGGGCTGGGACTGCTCGGGCTGCACCGCAACGGGCGGTCGGCAGACGAGGTGCTGACGTCGGCGCTGGACGAAGGGCTGGGCCCCGACCGGCGCACCGAGGCCGGCGACCTGTGGAAGCGGCCGGCCTCCGACGGCGCTACCGCCAAGAAACCCGGTCCGGCCCGGATGCTGCGCATCTGGCGCGACTACGCCCACGACATCGATATCAGCTACGGAGAATTCGGTTCGCGCAACCACCTCGACATCTGGCGGCGTCCTGACCTCGACCGCGGCGAACCGGCCCCGGTGCTGTTGCAGGTCCATGGCGGGGCCTGGATGGTGGGCAACAAGCGCGGCCAGGCGCACCCGCTGATGAGCCATCTGGCGGAGCTCGGCTGGATCTGTGTGTCGGTCAACTACCGGCTCAGCCCGCGCTCGACCTGGCCCGACCAGATCGTCGACGTGAAGCGGGCGATCGCCTGGACGAAGCAGAACATCGCGGAGTACGGCGGCGACCCAAACTGGATTGCGATCACCGGCGGTTCGGCCGGGGGGCACCTGTCGTCCCTCGCGGCACTGACGCCGAACGAGCCGCGGTTCCAGATCGGCTTCGAAGAGGCGGACACGCGGGTGCAGGCGGCGATCCCGTTCTATGGGTTCTACGACTTCACCCGGGACGACGCGGTGCACCCGATGATGCCGGCCATGATGGGTAAGCGGGTATTCAAGCTGAGCCGCAACGAGATTGCCGAGCCCTTCCGTCTCGCCTCGCCGATCACCCACGTCTCCGAGGATGCGCCGCCGTTCTTTGTGCTGCACGGCACCAACGACTCGCTGATCCCGGTTGAGCAGGCGCGCAGTTTCACCAAGCGCCTGCGGGAGGTAAGCCGCAACCCGGTGGTTTATGCCGAGTTGCCCCGGGCGCAGCACGCTTTCGACATTTTCGGTTCGGCCCGGGCCGCGCACACCGCGGTGGCCGTGGAGCAGTTCCTGGCCGAGGTCTACGCCCGCGACCGGGTGGGGGTGTCCCGTGGCGGACGGCGCGTCGGCTAG